The DNA window ATTGAATCCACGGAGCATTTGAAGCTTAAAAGCATTCTGGATGTCTTGTTTGAATTCGGGAATCAGTTGATGGTGCGTACCATTCCGGACACTTATGATATTTTGTTAGGTACGGTCAAAATGAATCACTTGTATGGTGCAGTTCTGATTGAGATCAAGCAAGAAATGATGCCCAGATGGCAGATCCTGATTAAGAGGTTGATCGACCTTCTGGTAAGTTTAGTCATGTTGGTGGTATTGTTACCTTTAATCTTGTACATCATGATCCGCACCAGGTTCTCCAGTCCAGGACCGGTCATTTACAGTCAGGAAAGGATTGGTGCGAATGGTCACCCTTTTATGATTTATAAATTTCGATCGATGTCAGTCGATGCGGAGCGAGAAGGGCCTCAACTTTCCAACGATCAGGATGAGCGGATCACCCCATGGGGATCGGTCATGAGAAAATGGAGACTGGACGAGTTGCCTCAATTTTTTAATGTATTAAAGGGTGATATGTCCTTGGTAGGACCAAGGCCGGAGCGAAGATATTTTATTGACAAAATCATGGAAAAGGCCCCGCATTATAAGCATTTGCTAAAAGTTCGGCCGGGCATTACCTCCTGGGGACAAGTCAAATTTGGGTATGCATCGAATCTGGATGAAATGTTGCAGCGATTAAAATATGACATTCTGTACATTGAAAACAGGTCTCTTGGCCTGGACATTAAAATACTATTTTACACACTTTGGGTATTGTTTCAGGGGAAGGGCAAGTAGTCAAGCCAATTGAAAGTTCGAGAACTCATTCCCAAGAATTCCCTCAAATATTCCAATTTCCTTCTGATGGTTGTTTATTATACCCTATTTTTGCCGCAAGAAATGGCTTATGAGTAGAATTATTACACTCAGGGATGCCCTAAGAGAAGGCATGTCTGAAGAAATGCGAAAAGATCCCAATGTATTTTTAATGGGTGAAGAAGTTGCCGAATACAACGGGGCCTATAAGGTCAGTAAAGGAATGCTGGATGAATTTGGTCCCAAAAGAGTAATCGATACACCCATCGCTGAATTGGGTTTTGCGGGTATCGGGGTAGGGGCGGCCATGAATGGATTAAGACCCATAGTGGAGTTCATGACCTGGAACTTTGCAGTTTTGGCATTTGATCAGATAGTCAACAATGCCGCAAAAACCTTGTCTCAATCATCCGGTGAATTCGGATGTCCCATAGTTTTTAGAGGGCCTTCCGGGGCAGCAGGTCAATTGGCCCAGCAACATTCTCAAACATTTGAATCCTGGTTAGCCAACTGCCCGGGCCTCAAGGTGATCTCATGCATTGATCCATATGATGCAAAAGGTCTTATTAAGTCAGCCATTGTGGACGATGATCCGGTTTGTTTCATGGAAGCAGAGACCATGTATGGATTCCAGGGTGAAGTGCCGGAAGGAGAGTATTATGTACCCATAGGTCTGGCAGCAGTCAGAAAAACAGGGAAGGACGTTACCATCGTTTCCTTTAACAAAATGATGGAAGTGGCCAAACAAGCTGCGGTGGAGTTGGAGAAAGAAGGAATTGATGCGGAGGTAATTGATCTGAGGACGATTCGGCCTTTGGATATAAAGACCATAATTGAATCTGTAAAGAAAACAAATCGCCTGGTGGTAGTAGATGAATCCTGGCCCTTTGCAGGCGTTTCCGCAGAAATTGCCTTTCAGGTGCAGCGACATGCATTCGATTATTTGGATGCTCCTGTGATCAGAGTAAATGCGGCAGATGTTTCACTGGGTTATGCACCCACCATGGTACAGGAATATTTACCCAATCCGGCAAAGGTCATCAAGGCGGTTAAATCTGTGATGTACAGATAAATACCGGTAAGTCATTTTTGAAATCATTTAGGTGAGGTTTAGTAGATTTTAGCTGAAAGATGAAAAAATGATAAACGAACTCCAAATACTAATTGAGGTATT is part of the Candidatus Vicinibacter affinis genome and encodes:
- a CDS encoding sugar transferase, encoding MAIRKENILYQTGDFLLAVLSWFLFVNYLHNNNFFILDPETECKKLFVQGVLVIPIGWYFLNLLTEQYKDVYRLSRWAVFTQTFVLALAGSITIFFALLLHKSLNFETRYLRTVCTYWFLHFGLVVSFRMIFLSVMSRRLKKGIVGFNTLIIGGDQRAVDLYNDIMSLQFSLGHKFVGFIHSNGGRSNELIQCLPQLGGLADIADVIRKEGIEEVIIAIESTEHLKLKSILDVLFEFGNQLMVRTIPDTYDILLGTVKMNHLYGAVLIEIKQEMMPRWQILIKRLIDLLVSLVMLVVLLPLILYIMIRTRFSSPGPVIYSQERIGANGHPFMIYKFRSMSVDAEREGPQLSNDQDERITPWGSVMRKWRLDELPQFFNVLKGDMSLVGPRPERRYFIDKIMEKAPHYKHLLKVRPGITSWGQVKFGYASNLDEMLQRLKYDILYIENRSLGLDIKILFYTLWVLFQGKGK
- a CDS encoding pyruvate dehydrogenase complex E1 component subunit beta, whose protein sequence is MSRIITLRDALREGMSEEMRKDPNVFLMGEEVAEYNGAYKVSKGMLDEFGPKRVIDTPIAELGFAGIGVGAAMNGLRPIVEFMTWNFAVLAFDQIVNNAAKTLSQSSGEFGCPIVFRGPSGAAGQLAQQHSQTFESWLANCPGLKVISCIDPYDAKGLIKSAIVDDDPVCFMEAETMYGFQGEVPEGEYYVPIGLAAVRKTGKDVTIVSFNKMMEVAKQAAVELEKEGIDAEVIDLRTIRPLDIKTIIESVKKTNRLVVVDESWPFAGVSAEIAFQVQRHAFDYLDAPVIRVNAADVSLGYAPTMVQEYLPNPAKVIKAVKSVMYR